A genomic region of Campylobacter corcagiensis contains the following coding sequences:
- the aat gene encoding leucyl/phenylalanyl-tRNA--protein transferase has translation MKSFKFPDPNLAPADSPCVIGGNLSPKMLLDAYKSGYFPWFMQDQPVLWWSPDPRAVFFPEDVKLHKSTKPFLKKYNVKFSQNFKDLITLCFNQRVKNEPTWLSKDIINAYINLANLGYANSVEVYDEDELIGGLYGVMIGRVFCGESMISMKKEASKVALYTLAKALMPYDFIIDAQVMNPHLKFMGARNLDRAEFIKIYKDKINSDFTLNFKELAKF, from the coding sequence ATGAAAAGTTTTAAATTTCCAGATCCGAATTTAGCCCCAGCTGATAGCCCTTGCGTAATAGGTGGAAATTTAAGCCCCAAAATGCTTTTGGATGCTTACAAAAGCGGCTATTTTCCATGGTTTATGCAAGATCAACCAGTTCTTTGGTGGTCGCCAGATCCAAGAGCAGTTTTCTTTCCAGAAGATGTTAAACTCCACAAAAGCACAAAGCCATTTTTAAAAAAATATAACGTTAAATTTAGTCAAAATTTTAAAGATCTTATCACGCTTTGCTTTAATCAAAGAGTTAAAAACGAACCCACTTGGTTAAGTAAAGATATCATAAATGCTTATATAAATTTAGCAAATTTAGGATATGCAAATAGCGTTGAAGTCTATGATGAAGATGAGTTAATTGGCGGACTTTATGGAGTTATGATAGGTAGAGTTTTTTGTGGTGAGAGCATGATAAGTATGAAAAAAGAGGCTTCTAAAGTTGCTCTTTATACACTTGCAAAGGCTTTAATGCCGTATGATTTTATCATAGATGCCCAGGTAATGAATCCTCATCTTAAATTTATGGGTGCTAGAAATTTAGATAGAGCTGAATTTATAAAAATTTATAAAGACAAAATAAACTCAGATTTTACTCTAAATTTCAAAGAGTTAGCTAAATTCTAA
- a CDS encoding peptidoglycan D,D-transpeptidase FtsI family protein, with protein sequence MNNKHIKLVSGVFIFFITPLILGLFVLANYYWASSSRNLPRLESSDKSAAVRGSIISEDGYHVANSKKLYKVTIDTRSIDPDKLDLFVKLYSIYANDSEKRVKNLIKKNDGAVVLSYKIDPKAAMHLRELSRELNSKKVFISFVSKDGVTRPPIGMSVLESGESRNYLAKNSMSPFLGYVKKVEVDGITRVKGVKGVEKFYDYYLFASSDELVQGPRDIGNNIILEKDSIKSKKADGYNVILNTPLKFQSKIEKLLAKKAKEYGATEIVVGILDSKNSQVLTLASSNRYNPENITKNDYQALNITATEYPYEPGSVIKPIVFSLVYEKGLVNLNETIKTYNGSYKLGTRTIRDTSPYPELSAIDIVVKSSNIGMIMITSRLDNAELFSGLLNYNLSAKTGIDLPYEQTGNIPSLSALSNRSNKATLGYGYGLQTTFMQILNAFTVFNNDGILTTPRIVNHLEKDGKIYKLNEATSKQVISKKTADAMKFVLTETVNRGTGRKARTKGLEIGGKTGTARVFKDGSYSAVYNSSFFGFMNDQNRSYTMGVLVREPTKGSYYAAQNALPIFKEIIDMMINDGYLTPKHEGNFTQISEEELSRIRD encoded by the coding sequence ATGAATAATAAACATATAAAACTTGTATCTGGGGTATTTATTTTCTTTATAACACCACTTATTTTAGGGCTTTTTGTGCTTGCTAACTACTACTGGGCAAGTTCTAGTAGAAATTTGCCACGACTTGAAAGTAGCGATAAAAGTGCAGCCGTTAGAGGAAGTATAATCTCAGAAGATGGCTATCATGTAGCAAATTCTAAAAAACTATATAAAGTAACAATCGATACAAGAAGTATAGACCCAGATAAGCTTGATCTTTTTGTAAAATTATACTCAATATACGCAAATGATAGCGAAAAAAGAGTTAAAAATCTTATCAAAAAAAATGACGGTGCTGTAGTTTTGTCATATAAAATAGATCCAAAAGCCGCTATGCACTTAAGAGAGTTATCAAGAGAGCTAAATTCAAAAAAAGTCTTTATATCATTTGTCTCAAAAGATGGAGTAACAAGACCCCCTATTGGAATGAGCGTTTTAGAAAGTGGCGAAAGTAGAAACTACTTAGCCAAAAATTCAATGAGTCCTTTTTTAGGTTATGTCAAAAAAGTTGAAGTTGATGGAATAACACGCGTAAAAGGTGTTAAAGGAGTTGAAAAATTTTATGATTACTATCTTTTTGCAAGTAGTGATGAGCTAGTTCAAGGTCCACGAGATATTGGAAATAACATTATCCTAGAAAAAGATAGCATAAAATCAAAAAAAGCTGATGGATATAATGTCATACTTAATACACCTTTAAAATTTCAATCTAAAATAGAAAAACTTTTAGCAAAAAAAGCTAAAGAGTATGGAGCTACTGAGATAGTTGTGGGAATTTTAGATTCTAAAAATTCTCAAGTTTTAACTCTTGCTTCATCAAATCGTTATAATCCTGAAAATATTACTAAAAATGACTACCAAGCACTAAATATCACAGCGACAGAGTATCCTTATGAGCCTGGTTCAGTCATAAAACCAATCGTTTTCTCTCTTGTTTATGAAAAAGGGCTTGTAAATCTAAATGAAACCATAAAAACATATAACGGAAGCTATAAATTAGGAACTAGGACAATTAGAGATACAAGTCCGTATCCTGAGCTGTCTGCAATAGATATCGTTGTTAAATCATCAAATATCGGCATGATAATGATAACTTCAAGACTTGATAATGCAGAGCTTTTCAGCGGACTTTTAAACTACAATCTCTCAGCTAAAACAGGTATTGACTTGCCATATGAACAAACTGGAAATATTCCGAGTCTAAGTGCTTTATCAAACAGATCAAACAAAGCAACACTTGGTTATGGATATGGACTTCAAACGACATTTATGCAAATCCTAAATGCTTTTACGGTATTTAATAATGATGGAATTTTAACAACGCCAAGAATTGTTAATCACTTAGAAAAAGATGGTAAAATCTACAAACTAAATGAAGCAACAAGCAAACAAGTAATAAGCAAAAAAACAGCTGATGCAATGAAATTTGTTTTAACAGAAACGGTAAATAGAGGCACAGGAAGAAAAGCTAGAACAAAAGGACTAGAAATCGGTGGAAAAACAGGAACTGCTAGGGTTTTTAAAGATGGAAGTTACTCAGCAGTTTATAATAGTTCATTTTTTGGTTTTATGAATGATCAAAATAGAAGTTATACAATGGGGGTTTTAGTAAGAGAGCCAACAAAAGGAAGTTACTACGCTGCTCAAAACGCACTTCCTATTTTTAAAGAGATAATAGACATGATGATAAACGATGGATATTTGACTCCAAAACACGAAGGAAATTTCACTCAGATAAGCGAAGAAGAGTTAAGCAGGATAAGGGATTAA
- a CDS encoding tetratricopeptide repeat protein has protein sequence MKQIFKIILWLFLMLSFGLANEVKYDNTALQDQNLTQYSIKSFLLPYIDCDLKDFEIYINRCVKEKDGEACFASGGCIYTGGVRDLKHKYGNATFDMFSDSCNYSNSKGCLMSAVMLDESDMADEAFSFYQKACKLEPKFCTELGYIYFSKGDYVAALKFHQISCENVNFYACVALGNLQELIFKDEFEASKSYKKTCDNNIKEGCNNLGFYYYRKICKDDKCIKSRDDYDMAVKYLDKGCKLNNIKSCTRLENCLKNYNPTKKL, from the coding sequence ATGAAGCAAATTTTTAAAATAATACTTTGGCTATTTTTAATGCTAAGCTTTGGTTTGGCAAATGAAGTAAAATATGATAATACAGCACTACAAGACCAAAATTTAACACAGTATAGCATAAAGAGTTTTTTGTTGCCATATATTGATTGTGATTTAAAGGATTTTGAAATTTATATAAATAGATGTGTAAAAGAAAAAGATGGCGAAGCTTGTTTTGCATCTGGAGGCTGTATTTATACTGGTGGAGTAAGAGATTTAAAGCATAAATATGGCAATGCGACTTTTGATATGTTTTCAGATTCTTGCAATTATAGTAACTCAAAAGGTTGTTTAATGTCAGCTGTAATGCTAGATGAGTCAGATATGGCAGATGAAGCTTTTAGTTTTTATCAAAAAGCTTGTAAACTAGAGCCAAAATTTTGTACAGAGCTTGGATATATTTATTTTTCAAAAGGTGATTATGTTGCAGCACTTAAATTTCATCAAATATCTTGCGAGAATGTAAATTTCTATGCTTGTGTCGCTTTAGGAAATTTACAGGAATTAATATTTAAAGATGAATTTGAAGCTAGTAAAAGTTACAAAAAAACTTGTGATAATAATATAAAAGAAGGGTGTAATAATTTAGGCTTTTATTACTACCGAAAAATCTGTAAAGATGACAAGTGTATAAAAAGTCGGGATGATTATGATATGGCGGTAAAGTATTTAGATAAAGGTTGTAAGTTAAATAATATTAAATCTTGCACTAGATTAGAAAATTGCTTAAAAAATTATAACCCCACAAAGAAGCTTTAA
- a CDS encoding ankyrin repeat domain-containing protein, producing MKQIFTNSINTFKFINLIILSLLLSSCDNNKSHFTVTADTVIKPGSEISKYVTQDEINSFGFRYWDIDNNYTEFVNPIAIPLRDALKQKNTNKVLSYLKDNNLSADIQIEDGTTPIMYSSFYNDINTTNELIKLGADVHKKDKYGLNALAYAISMNSIDVVKALINSGVKFEEVPLTQGYILTPSYRNIEKLVIDGDNIEIIYKYNNIQKDYDTPKGYGYMFDDIVFKNWLELAKIILDSGYKPYPYFFNGDEVLVGNSIYDIFPKEEVNNAMDIELEEYKNQAGDNFDLKLFIDDFSYDYSLYKVLENIPNHEPMLNLLLEHNISGQPSKELMKKVYDECYDGYIYRYNLKQKYMKENINKKVKHLDFYLKYCSDKNGTFKNTKEFINYKNGNNRNYEIDSFLYSNKDDPTKVIYIEK from the coding sequence TTGAAACAAATCTTTACAAACTCAATAAACACATTTAAATTTATAAACTTAATAATACTATCACTACTGCTATCATCTTGTGATAATAATAAATCACACTTCACAGTTACAGCTGATACTGTCATTAAACCAGGATCTGAAATTTCAAAGTATGTAACTCAAGATGAAATTAATAGCTTTGGATTTAGATACTGGGATATAGATAATAATTACACTGAATTTGTTAATCCTATAGCCATTCCATTAAGAGATGCTTTAAAACAAAAAAACACAAATAAAGTATTAAGTTATTTAAAAGATAATAATCTAAGTGCAGATATACAAATAGAAGATGGAACAACACCTATAATGTATTCAAGCTTTTATAATGATATAAATACTACAAATGAACTAATAAAACTAGGTGCTGATGTCCATAAAAAAGATAAGTATGGTTTAAATGCTTTAGCTTATGCTATTTCTATGAATAGCATAGATGTAGTTAAAGCTTTAATTAATAGTGGTGTTAAATTTGAAGAAGTACCACTTACTCAAGGATATATTTTAACACCAAGCTATAGAAATATTGAAAAACTAGTAATAGATGGTGATAATATAGAAATCATCTATAAATACAATAATATTCAAAAAGATTACGATACACCTAAGGGTTATGGATATATGTTTGATGATATTGTTTTTAAAAACTGGTTGGAACTAGCAAAAATAATCCTAGATAGTGGCTATAAACCATATCCATATTTTTTTAATGGAGATGAAGTTTTAGTTGGAAATAGTATATATGATATTTTTCCAAAAGAAGAAGTCAACAATGCTATGGATATAGAGTTAGAAGAGTATAAAAACCAAGCTGGTGATAATTTTGATTTAAAGCTTTTTATAGATGACTTTTCATATGATTACTCTTTATATAAAGTTTTAGAAAATATCCCAAACCACGAACCAATGCTAAATTTACTCCTAGAACACAATATCTCAGGACAACCATCAAAAGAGCTAATGAAAAAAGTGTATGATGAGTGTTATGATGGATATATTTACAGATATAATTTAAAACAAAAATATATGAAAGAGAATATTAATAAAAAAGTAAAACATTTAGATTTTTATTTAAAGTATTGTTCTGACAAAAATGGAACTTTTAAAAACACAAAAGAGTTTATAAATTATAAAAATGGTAATAATAGAAACTATGAAATAGATAGTTTTTTATACTCAAACAAAGATGACCCAACAAAGGTAATTTACATTGAAAAATAA
- a CDS encoding phosphomannomutase/phosphoglucomutase: MDLMDKIFREYDIRGIYGTDLNEKTVKAIGKAVGEYFVKKGVKTISIGFDARLSAENIFNWLVSGLNLSNVEIYNIGLLPTPVGYFSVFTEEFDANIMITGSHNPKEYNGFKITIGKDSLYGKELAEVGKKAIEYTKTDIEDNLKFKKYDILTKYLEFYNEAFKGLKGFKEPFIIDCGNGTAGITTAKICENLELNAKILFKEPDGNFPNHHPDPSEAKNLEHLKAKMKQTGINLGFAFDGDSDRIAVLTPKRSIKGDELACLFSLNMKNPKILGEVKCSQVMYDFINSHGGEAIMCKTGHSNIKKAIKELNADLGAEVSGHIYFKERFFGFDDAVYAMFRVLELVKLGYDLDAEIEKLPVMYSTDEIKIQTSDEKKFQIVEKLKQKLKDENFVDGLGKIVEICDIDGIRVKFENGWALVRASNTTPVIVTRFEAKTDEFKDKLQEKFIKLVDDIKLSL, translated from the coding sequence ATGGATTTAATGGATAAAATTTTTAGAGAGTATGATATAAGGGGCATTTACGGCACTGATCTAAACGAAAAAACAGTAAAAGCTATTGGAAAAGCAGTTGGTGAGTATTTTGTAAAAAAAGGTGTGAAAACTATTAGCATCGGTTTTGATGCAAGACTTAGTGCAGAAAATATATTTAACTGGCTAGTAAGCGGTCTAAATTTGAGTAATGTTGAAATTTACAACATCGGTTTGCTTCCTACTCCTGTTGGGTATTTTAGTGTATTTACAGAAGAATTTGACGCAAATATAATGATAACAGGTTCGCATAACCCAAAAGAGTACAATGGCTTTAAGATAACTATCGGAAAAGATAGCTTATATGGAAAAGAGCTTGCAGAAGTGGGTAAAAAAGCTATAGAATACACAAAAACTGATATAGAAGATAATCTAAAATTTAAAAAGTATGATATTCTTACAAAATACTTAGAATTTTATAATGAAGCTTTTAAAGGCTTAAAAGGATTTAAAGAGCCGTTTATTATAGATTGTGGAAATGGCACAGCAGGCATTACAACAGCTAAAATTTGTGAAAATTTAGAGCTAAATGCCAAGATATTATTTAAAGAACCAGATGGAAATTTTCCAAATCACCACCCAGATCCAAGCGAAGCAAAAAATTTAGAACACCTAAAAGCTAAGATGAAACAAACAGGTATAAATTTAGGATTTGCTTTTGATGGAGATAGTGACAGAATAGCAGTCTTAACTCCAAAAAGAAGTATAAAAGGCGATGAGTTGGCTTGTCTTTTTTCTTTAAATATGAAAAATCCTAAAATTTTAGGCGAAGTAAAATGCTCTCAGGTGATGTATGACTTCATAAATTCTCACGGCGGCGAAGCCATAATGTGTAAAACAGGTCATAGCAATATCAAAAAAGCCATAAAAGAGCTAAATGCTGATCTTGGAGCAGAAGTAAGTGGGCACATATATTTTAAGGAGAGGTTTTTTGGCTTTGATGATGCTGTATATGCGATGTTTAGGGTGTTAGAGCTTGTTAAACTTGGATATGACCTTGACGCTGAGATAGAAAAGCTACCTGTTATGTACTCAACAGATGAGATAAAAATACAAACAAGTGATGAGAAAAAATTTCAAATAGTTGAAAAACTTAAGCAAAAGCTAAAAGATGAGAATTTTGTTGATGGTCTTGGTAAGATAGTTGAAATTTGTGATATTGACGGCATAAGAGTAAAATTTGAAAATGGATGGGCGTTAGTAAGAGCTAGTAATACAACGCCTGTAATCGTAACTAGATTTGAAGCAAAGACAGATGAGTTTAAAGATAAACTACAAGAGAAATTCATAAAACTTGTAGATGATATAAAGTTAAGTTTATAG
- a CDS encoding SH3 domain-containing C40 family peptidase, translating into MKKYILLPLMAIFLVSCANKNALLPNYQVSSKYELLKFDLPQNVKFLPNIEKQTTVSGANFKDRYFRVWSFTKPTASKNEAFWGLNSYKNSSRRTYISPSRRAYSDAHFKKIEQNANVKDFGKISSSAVTVKNTFLRNTPSHEPIFYSFNDPGEGYPFDYLANSTLGINYPLYVSHFSKDGDFAFVQNDAVWGWVDARDIRFVSESEKNMMKNSNFITILTDRTPIYDMSGNFLFYGRVGTILMSDNSDSNFYYGKVFTSKGLQNYRIKKSSSTTWPAAISSENLKQAIDSILGEPYGWGGFSYYRDCSLFTKDFLAAFGYWLPRNSKAQAKMQTIINLEGLTNAQKLDLIKAKGEPYLSILYMPGHVMLYTGVVNGEVSVTHNAWGLKTKNGSRALFGQTAITTLEIGKNNPNIANDRLLLSRITSMSVLK; encoded by the coding sequence TTGAAAAAATATATACTTTTACCGTTAATGGCGATTTTTTTAGTATCTTGTGCCAACAAAAACGCTCTTTTACCAAACTATCAAGTTAGCTCCAAATATGAGTTGCTTAAATTTGATCTACCTCAAAATGTGAAATTCTTACCAAATATAGAAAAACAAACTACCGTAAGTGGTGCAAATTTTAAAGATAGATATTTTAGGGTTTGGAGTTTTACAAAGCCTACAGCTAGCAAAAATGAAGCTTTTTGGGGGCTAAATTCTTATAAAAACTCAAGCCGTAGAACTTACATTTCACCAAGCAGAAGAGCCTATTCTGATGCCCACTTTAAAAAAATAGAACAAAATGCAAATGTTAAGGATTTTGGTAAGATTTCAAGCTCAGCTGTGACTGTAAAAAACACATTTCTTAGAAATACACCATCTCATGAGCCGATATTTTATAGCTTTAACGATCCAGGCGAGGGATATCCATTTGATTATCTTGCAAACTCAACTTTAGGAATAAACTATCCACTTTATGTGTCGCACTTTAGTAAAGACGGCGATTTTGCATTTGTACAAAATGACGCTGTTTGGGGCTGGGTAGATGCTAGAGATATACGCTTTGTAAGTGAAAGTGAAAAAAATATGATGAAAAACTCAAATTTCATCACAATCCTAACAGATAGAACGCCTATTTATGATATGAGTGGAAATTTCTTATTTTACGGGCGAGTTGGAACGATACTTATGAGTGATAATTCAGACTCAAATTTTTACTATGGTAAGGTATTTACATCTAAAGGATTACAGAATTATCGTATCAAAAAAAGCTCATCAACTACTTGGCCAGCAGCTATTAGTTCTGAAAATTTAAAACAAGCTATTGATAGCATACTTGGTGAGCCGTATGGTTGGGGTGGGTTTAGTTATTACCGTGATTGTTCGCTATTTACAAAAGATTTTTTAGCAGCATTTGGATACTGGCTACCTAGAAATTCAAAAGCGCAAGCAAAGATGCAAACAATAATAAATCTTGAAGGGCTTACAAATGCTCAAAAACTAGATCTTATAAAAGCTAAAGGTGAGCCGTATTTGAGTATTTTGTATATGCCTGGTCATGTGATGCTATATACTGGCGTGGTTAATGGAGAAGTTAGCGTAACTCACAACGCTTGGGGACTAAAAACTAAAAATGGCTCAAGAGCGCTTTTTGGACAGACTGCTATTACAACTTTAGAAATTGGCAAAAACAACCCAAATATCGCAAATGATAGACTTTTACTATCAAGAATAACATCTATGTCCGTTTTAAAGTAA
- a CDS encoding ATP-dependent DNA helicase gives MIERILEILKNNNLFLTGGGGVGKSFATRAVIDRYKNLNKNVIVLGSTGISAVNIGGVTIHSFFSFGICKNADELSGYDKSRSAKRRLADLKEMLPKTDLIVIDEISMVSGALFDMIYFRLSNLGFNGKVMVVGDFYQLPPVATKDNNSLFSSRYAFSSYSWGLMKFVNVEFITSKRTQDLEFYEILSSLRVGDINPKVSSYLGKFLSRNLILDSSKTVLFGRNIDADELNKAMLNRLDLPLEKFIAGYDIHDENLRSERFIKWVENLNVPANFEFKVGAKVIFTANRYKSAFNSVSFYNGEQGIIDSVVKDGYQILAIKIEKNSGELVEITPNSYDLGEFRLKDDEPSYEILASFYQFPLRLAYGITIHKSQGMSIDNLTCNLNNIFAEGQLYVALSRAINPKNLSIIYSRSASFDSYLNKVVKVSNDVKEFYEKETFIYMD, from the coding sequence TTGATAGAGCGTATACTTGAAATTTTAAAAAACAACAATCTTTTTTTAACAGGTGGCGGTGGTGTTGGCAAAAGCTTTGCTACTAGGGCTGTTATTGATAGATACAAAAATCTTAATAAAAATGTCATAGTTCTTGGAAGTACTGGTATAAGTGCTGTAAATATCGGCGGTGTGACGATTCATTCGTTTTTTAGCTTTGGAATATGTAAAAACGCCGATGAACTTAGCGGATATGATAAAAGTAGAAGTGCTAAAAGAAGGTTAGCTGATCTAAAGGAGATGCTTCCTAAAACCGATCTTATCGTTATAGATGAAATTTCAATGGTTTCAGGGGCTTTGTTTGATATGATATATTTTAGATTATCAAATTTGGGCTTTAATGGTAAAGTTATGGTGGTTGGAGACTTTTATCAACTTCCACCAGTTGCTACAAAAGATAATAACTCTTTATTTTCTTCAAGATATGCTTTTTCATCTTACTCTTGGGGGCTTATGAAGTTTGTAAATGTTGAATTTATTACCTCAAAAAGAACACAAGACTTAGAATTTTATGAAATTTTATCCTCTCTTAGAGTTGGAGATATAAATCCTAAAGTTTCTAGCTATCTTGGTAAATTTTTAAGTAGAAATTTGATTTTGGATTCTAGTAAAACTGTCCTTTTTGGACGAAATATTGATGCTGATGAACTAAATAAAGCTATGTTAAATAGGCTTGATTTGCCACTTGAGAAATTTATAGCTGGCTATGATATCCACGATGAAAACTTAAGAAGTGAGAGATTTATAAAATGGGTTGAAAATTTAAATGTCCCTGCGAATTTTGAATTTAAGGTTGGTGCAAAGGTGATATTTACAGCAAACCGCTACAAAAGTGCGTTTAATAGTGTTAGTTTTTATAACGGTGAACAAGGCATTATAGATAGTGTTGTAAAAGATGGATATCAAATTTTAGCTATAAAGATAGAAAAAAATAGCGGCGAGTTGGTAGAAATAACGCCAAATAGCTATGATTTAGGCGAGTTTAGGTTAAAAGATGACGAACCAAGTTATGAAATTTTAGCTAGTTTTTATCAGTTTCCACTCCGTCTAGCTTATGGCATAACTATACATAAATCACAAGGTATGAGTATAGATAATCTTACTTGTAATCTTAATAATATTTTTGCTGAAGGGCAACTCTATGTAGCTCTTTCAAGAGCTATAAATCCAAAAAATCTCTCTATAATCTACTCAAGAAGTGCCAGTTTTGATAGCTATCTTAACAAAGTTGTAAAGGTTTCAAATGATGTAAAAGAGTTTTACGAGAAAGAAACCTTTATCTATATGGATTAA
- the lolA gene encoding LolA-like outer membrane lipoprotein chaperone: protein MKKLLFIVSNFMLFVSFLVANPLEFKTLSSDFTQTVKNDGSMINYSGNFQATNTHALWKYRSPSPKDIYFSFERVVVIEPDLEQAILTTLKDVPNLTKVMQNAKKIDENLYDAKFDDILYHLKFKNDLINTITYTDKLGNEVEINFSNVKKNINLNDAIFMPQIPANFDIITQ from the coding sequence ATGAAAAAACTATTATTTATAGTTTCAAATTTTATGCTTTTTGTAAGCTTTTTGGTGGCAAATCCACTGGAATTTAAAACCTTATCAAGCGATTTTACTCAAACTGTAAAAAACGATGGAAGCATGATAAATTATAGTGGAAATTTTCAAGCCACAAACACTCACGCTCTTTGGAAATACAGATCTCCAAGTCCAAAAGATATCTATTTTAGCTTTGAGCGAGTTGTAGTTATTGAGCCTGATCTTGAACAAGCAATTCTTACAACTTTAAAAGATGTGCCAAATTTAACAAAAGTTATGCAAAATGCTAAAAAGATAGATGAGAATTTATATGATGCTAAGTTTGATGATATACTTTATCATCTTAAGTTTAAAAATGACTTGATAAATACCATAACTTACACAGATAAGCTAGGAAATGAAGTTGAAATAAATTTTAGCAATGTTAAGAAAAATATCAATCTAAATGATGCTATTTTTATGCCACAAATTCCAGCAAATTTTGATATCATCACGCAGTAA